Within Pseudomonas sp. LBUM920, the genomic segment CGCCAACGAACTGGAACAGGTACTGCTCAACCTGTTGAAAAACGCCGCCCAGGCCATTCACCTGCGTGAAGACGACCGCGAGCCCGGGCGCATTATTTTGCGTACCCGCCTCAACCCGCCCTGGGCGGAGATCCAGGTGGAAGACAATGGCATCGGCATGAGCGAAAACGTGCGCAAACGCACTTTCGAGCCGTTCTTCACCACCAAGGAAATCGGCCAAGGCACCGGGCTGGGGCTGTCGGTGTCGTATTTCATCATCACCAATAACCACAAGGGCCAGATGGAAGTCCATTCCACCCTCGGCCAAGGTACCTGCTTCACCCTGCGCCTGCCGTTGGCCGGCAGCCAAATGCCAACCTTTGACCTGACTCAACTGGAGCAATAACCATGGGCTTTCGCCTGTCGAAGATCTACACCCGTACCGGCGACACAGGCGAGACCGGCCTGGGCGACGGCCGCCGCGTGCCCAAGGACCACCCGCGCGTGGAAGCCATCGGCGAGGTGGACACGCTCAACAGCCAGTTGGGTTTACTGCTGGCCAGCCTTGAAGAGCAGAGCGGCAAGCATCCGCAACTGGACGATGTGATTGAGGTGCTTACCCCTTGCCAGCATCGGTTGTTCGATTTGGGCGGTGAGCTGGCGATGCCGGTGTACAAGGCATTGAATGCGGCCGAAGTTGATCGGCTGGAAGCGGCGATTGATCGCTGGAACGAGGAAGTCGGGCCACTGGAAAACTTCATCTTGCCCGGTGGTTCAGCGCTGATCGCCCAAGCGCACGTGTGCCGCAGCCTGGCGCGCAGTGCGGAGCGGCGGTGTCAGCAGTTGAATGCGATTGAACCGTTGGAAGGCGTGGGGTTGGCGTACATCAATCGGTTGTCGGACTTGTTGTTTGTGGCGGCACGGGTGATTGCCAAGCGCCAGGGGGTTGCGGAGGTGTT encodes:
- a CDS encoding cob(I)yrinic acid a,c-diamide adenosyltransferase yields the protein MGFRLSKIYTRTGDTGETGLGDGRRVPKDHPRVEAIGEVDTLNSQLGLLLASLEEQSGKHPQLDDVIEVLTPCQHRLFDLGGELAMPVYKALNAAEVDRLEAAIDRWNEEVGPLENFILPGGSALIAQAHVCRSLARSAERRCQQLNAIEPLEGVGLAYINRLSDLLFVAARVIAKRQGVAEVLWQAAAKPH